The DNA region ATTGTATTCTACCTCAGGTTGGTTGTAAAAATCAAAAAAAGCAAAAAACCCTCCATGAACCATGGAAGGTTGTGGGGCGGATTTTTTTTAATTTCTTGGCACGGAACCGACTGGCAGATAAACTCCCTTGTCGGCTTTATACAGCCAATCCGGGTCTGGATCACCCAACAGGCAGGGGAATGGGGCGTATGTCGCAAGGCTATCATGGTGCATTTGGCGGGGCGTTCATCCCGGAAATATTGCACGAAACGTTTCGGCGTCTGACAGTCGCCTATGAGACCGCCCGGGCTGATCCGGCTTTTTGGGCAAGCTATCTGCAACTCATGGAAAATTATTCGGGTCGTCCCACGCCGCTCACCCTGGCGGATAATCTGTCCCGCGAATTTGGTGGCCGGCGGGTCTACATCAAACGGGAAGATTTGAACCAGACCGGTGCCCACAAGGCCAACAATGTCATGGGGCAGGGGTTGCTGGTCAAACGGATGGGCAAGCGCCGGGTCATTGCCGAAACCGGTGCCGGTCAGCATGGGGTGGCAACGGCCACCATGGCGGCCCGCATGGGGTTGGAGTGCGTCATTTACATGGGGGCGGAAGATGTCGAGCGGCAACGTCCCAATGTCTTCTGGATGGAACAACTCGGGGCCAGGGTGGTGCCGGTCACCTCCGGTTCCAGGACGCTCAAGGACGCCATCAATGAGGCCCTGCGCGATTGGGTCGGCAGCATGGACGACACCCACTATCTTCTCGGCACTGCCTGTGGTGCGCACCCCTTTCCGGAGATGGTGGCCTGGTTTCAATCGATCATTGGCGAGGAGGCGCGCCGCCAGATTCTGACCCAGGCCGGGACATTGCCGACGCATGTCTACGCCTGTGTCGGGGGCGGGTCGAATGCCCTGGGAATTTTTCAGGCCTTCCTGAATGATCCAGATGTGGCCCTGGTAGGTGTCGAGGCCGGGGGGGAGGGACTCGCCAGTGGCCGGCATGCGGCCCGACTGGCCGGGGATGGGGTGGTCGGCGTGGCCCATGGCTATAAGACCTTCTTTCTTCAAAACGCCGATGGACAGATGCGGGATACCCATTCCGTGGCGGCAGGACTCGATTATGTCGGGGTGTCGCCCATCCTGGCCCATTTGCATGCACAGGGGCGGGTTCGTTTTGCCGCCGCCACCGACAGCGAGGTGGTGAGTGCCCTCAAGCACCTCATGCGG from Magnetococcales bacterium includes:
- the trpB gene encoding tryptophan synthase subunit beta, with the protein product MSQGYHGAFGGAFIPEILHETFRRLTVAYETARADPAFWASYLQLMENYSGRPTPLTLADNLSREFGGRRVYIKREDLNQTGAHKANNVMGQGLLVKRMGKRRVIAETGAGQHGVATATMAARMGLECVIYMGAEDVERQRPNVFWMEQLGARVVPVTSGSRTLKDAINEALRDWVGSMDDTHYLLGTACGAHPFPEMVAWFQSIIGEEARRQILTQAGTLPTHVYACVGGGSNALGIFQAFLNDPDVALVGVEAGGEGLASGRHAARLAGDGVVGVAHGYKTFFLQNADGQMRDTHSVAAGLDYVGVSPILAHLHAQGRVRFAAATDSEVVSALKHLMRAEGIIPALESSHAVAQALKELPELPADAVVIINLSGRGDKDIFTVADALDDPGWRHFIRSKAENYARRDEHNQIFQGKESGQ